CTGTGGCATCTTGGCGGGTGCCATGTCGCCCGCGGCCTTCTTGTATTGTTTGCAACCAGAGGTAAATGGTGAATAGCATGCAGACTTGTGCTTGTGCGGCGCTTTTACCAGTCTCTTGACCACTCAAAGTACTCTCACGCCAAAAGTAACACGAGGCAATAGCTCAGTAGAACCAGAAGCCGTGTAATAGTCATTTTTAGGTGACGAAAAGGCTACGATTTACTTTCATATAgtgaaatgtgcatcaggaagaATGCACGCCTAAGGGAGGGTGGACTGAGAAGCATGGCTGTCCAATGGAGCCACCAGTCCCAAAGAAAAGCATATGCAAGAATATGCATGCTTTCaaaatctgtctggatgtcCTAATtctcaaaacaacacaacaacaaagactACGAGGGCCACATTAGCTTAGCTTTAATGAGCACAGTGCCGCCTTACCTGGTACGTCTCCACTGGACCCTTGTCCATGTTCAGGTCCCACACCTTGGCGGTGAGGTAGTCTCTGGTCAGCAGGTATCGCCCACTGTGGCTGAACTTGACATCGGACACCGAGGAAATGATCTCCGAGAAGAAGGACCGGCTCCCTGGATCCTCGGGTTCCTCAAACACTGGACAGCGACAGAGGGATCGATTAGTAACGTTAGGGTGTTCGACTCTAGGTTGCAAAACCGAGTTAACGCCGACGCGCTCTTTAACGTCGCTGCTCACGTTTGGCGTGCCGGTCACAGAGTGCAGAGGCTCTCATGTCGCACAGGCGCAGGGTGCCCTTGCTGCTGCTGTACACAAACAGGTGGCAGTGGTGAGGGTGGAACTCCGCCGCCGTTATCACCTCCGTCAGATCCTCCATGTTGGCTGGTTTGATGTCCACAATGTCTGAGAAAAAGGTCTGTTAGGGATTCAACCCCCCCTGTGGGCGGCGTGCACAAACCACGCTGTCTGCACGGAAAGGGAGACAGAACGGACTTTATGTCTTTGCAggggaggaggaaacagagtGAGGCAAACCAACGCATCCACCCAACATCCTCATCCGTTGCTTTGCCGGTGTTAGACGAGacgtttcatttttcatcacCTCAGTACATAATCAGCAGCAAAACAACGCTATCCCAACCAACCCCCAACGTGCACGCTCACTCCGTGCTATTTGTGGAGGTCCTGTGTGGCTCGGAAGAAAGTGAATTATTTAAACTCTTCCTCCATAGATGCCTCTGTGATTTTCTAGGTCAGCTTCTATTTCAATCATCCGACACGCTAGAGCCTGAGCTGAATACACAAGGCTTTAGTGAGAAACAAATCCAAACGTAAAGCACTGTTTCCATGGAATATTGATCAAGCGTGGATTCAAACAAGAATGCGAACAGTAGTTATACGTCAGTAAGCTTTGTGGTGCTTGTTCGGCTTCTAATTATCAAAACGCTAACGTACATTTAGCAATCGGAGAACTCACTTTGCTCTTGTTCAGAATACTTTTAAGTCAAACATGTTCAGCATTCATTTcaggtttgaaaaacaaaataattgtcaAATACGGACTTTTTATCATCCGTACGAAAGGGCTCCATCTGTTCCACTTTGTTACTGATTATATAAAGGGTTTAACTATAAAAACGTTCTgataaaatgtcacatttctgctgcatcattgaTAGTGATCACGCACACTAACGATTTATATTCCACGAAGCACCTTTTCCATTAAAACATTCCGTTacaacttatttatttttgaatctgCCCCATAGCGCGCTTCAGGGATGATTGTCTACGAGCGAGctggaatgaaaataaaaagaataagtGCGCATGCCGTGAAGCAAAGGATACTGAAGCTGCGGTCGGTGATGCCCAGGTGCCACATGTTGATGCGGAGATCGTCAGCAGACAGGTAGGTCTCCCCGTCGCTGTTGACTGAGATGGAGTTGACGTGGTAGGTGTGCCCGTTGGAGAACACTCGCCTGGGACGAACCTCTACCATCAAATCTGTGGGTTTCAGCACCGGGACCTTTgatacagagacagagaggcgaTCAGGCCCAGAATCAGAGGTTAAGAGAGTCGGGGGGCATATGAGGGCATACGGACATCAGGCCAGCCTGAAGCTGAGCATAGGAaggcttgcatgtgtgtgtgtgtgtgtgtgcccacctgcagggaggtgatggtggagttgTCCTTGAGCCGCCCCCCCTCATCTTTCAGGTTGTATCCCTCCGGTCTcttgtctctctcactcacctTCCACAATTTAATGGTCTTATCTGTCAGGGGCAGCGAGATTCGGACGTCACAGAGAGAAAGTTGAACGTAAACGCCTCAGTCAGCGAGGAGAAGAGGCCTGATAATGATTTATTCTTCACGTGGACAGTTTTTCAAGAGATCCAGATTAGAAATGCACCGGTACAAATGTTGGATTTGCGACCCAGTACTGGTTCAAACAGATGCATCATGGGCCGATCTGCTTtagaattaaatgtatttatcattttttGACAAAGTTACACATGACAAAATGATCTCAGTCTCTTCCAATTAGTGACATGGACAGCTAATAAATGGAAAATCAGTATTAGATTGGTACTTGGCATTGGCTGAAAGTCATCGGCATTAAGAATGAAGAGGTCCGATTGCTGTATCCCTAATCCAGATGAGCATTTCAACACTCAAAAAAGGTTTACTAGACACAGATTATGATTATGccagttgtttttaacaatagGCAGGTTGGTGCAACCAATGTCCCCACAAGTGTGGCTCCAAATTCCAATTCCAAAGTTATACATTCCCACTTTTGGTGGATTTGAAGAGAAAGTCAGTCACGCCGATGCTGATATCAATACCAGGTCCTGCATAATCAAGGTTGATGTCTCACAGAACCAACTGCACACAGGTCTACTACCGTCGTCCTTAGTAGAGAGGGTGTCACTGGTTTCTCACCAttggtggagaggaggaaatgTGCCGCGTTCTGCTGTGGCAGCCATCTGATCTTGTTGATCTTCTCTTCAATCTCCAGACTCTTCAGGTAGTCAAAGTCCGGCTCGTGGCTCTGGAATGTGCTGTAGACATTGTACTCCCCAGagtcccccgtctcccccacctcctccaatTCCCCTTTGGACTGACAGGGTCAAAACAAGGAGAAAACCACAGCTTTGAATGAACATCCATGTAGAAAAGATACAGGCGGGGAAAAACATTGCAGAAAGTAAAGGTAGTAACTATTCATTCATGCTTGTTCGTGGATATCCTGCCAATAAATATCGAGTTTTACATGTTAAACCAACCTCAGTCTCTCTCTGGAAGATGACCACTCGGCCACCTTTATCCCCCGTGGCCAGCAGGTCCCCTGTGTGGTTGAACTCCACCGTAGAGATGACATCAgctgggggatggagggggaaaCGGTGGCGTGATTAAGCAGGACAATGGTTGCAGGAAGTAAGGGTGAGGCGACGGGTCAATAAAAAGTATCCTAACAAATAGCTGAATACGAATATGCTATCTGACACCACCGACACGCCGCCTGCCCTACCTTCAGTGACGTAGTCTCGCAGGAAGGTGTGGTTGATTTTGGGGCTCTCAGTGTCCTCGCCCATCTGAAGCCGAGGGAGGGTGACCCGCCGGCACGCCCGTCCTGAGGGGAAGGGTCCGATCCGTGCTCTCTCTCCCCGCCCAGGCTGCGCCCATGCTGCTAGGGCCTAGCGGAGAGGCCTGGAGCGAGCCATCCGGAGAACGAAACAACCAGCCGgtcgggaggagaggaggcgtgGAGATGGAGAAGGCTACGGTGAGGCGTAAGTAGGAGGAAaagggggtgagggaggagcggggggggggggggggggaggggggtgcgggcagaggacagagaggaggagagcggtggAGGTGGACGATGGGAAGGGCTGATGAGGATGttggaaagaaaaggagggCCGCGGTTAGGGCGGCTGCTGACAGGACGCGGCACGTCAAACCGCGTGACCTTTGTCGGGACGTCCAACGCGCTCGTTGGCAAAGACACACGTGTGCAGACGTGCCAAATCCCACCGCTGTGGAGTAGAGGAAAGACCACAGCCTCAACAGAGAGAGTATAAACCCTTCTGAAAGGACCACATAGAGAGGATCATACTATCTACAGTCACCCAGTGGAGCTCCGGCACTGGTAGTAAATGCTCCCTGGGTGTGGTGATCCTGCCTATTTTCCAGAtgcctgctctcacacacacacacacacacacacacacctctcagaGATAGTCCTTGAAGGAGATCAGAGGAGAACACAATGTCTTCCCTGTGCTGCAGGAGGCCTCAGCACACCTACCAGTCCGCCGGATGCCGctattcctccccccccctccgctgtcGAGTGTGCGTCCTCTGCTGCAGACGGCGCTCGCAGGCCCTCGCCACGGCTCCGTGTTGCGGTCCAGGGAAGAGGAGAtgggagaggagaagggagagagcaacggtggcgagagagagagagagagagagagagagagagagaaggaggatggAGGTCTGGCCGCCTGCTTGATGCTGTGGAACTGATTCCGCGCAGCATCCACCGTGTCATGGCAGCCTCCTCCTGAAGCGGCCAATCACGACGCGGCTGTCGCCCGCCCGGGATCCGCCCACTGCAGATGACGAAGGAGGGagcggccagcagggggcgcccgTCGACACTGAGGGGTATTTATGACTGGTAATATTCACCATGAAATATTCCCAGCAATGCTTCCTCTCCAAAAGAGTGCAACACACACCGTTCCTCTACCGGGTAGTGCTTTCTGTCCCACTGGGTTGTTTTTGGGGTGTTAGAAGCCGGGGTTTAGATTTTCGGGGGAcctgttatttaaaaaaaaaaaccttttaaaatgcaCTGATACAATTTGTGTCGAGAGTTGTTTGGCGGATTACCACCCACATTTGACAGCACTGTGCAAAAGTTTAATAACGGCAAAACTATTCATGTATAACTCTACCTAACAAGTTCATACTACACGTTGTATTTTAAGACACACAGTATAGTGTTGAAGTAAACCATGTCATTTAAGAAGAAGCACAGCGAGAACAAGTGAGTTTAAATGAATGATGGAGAAAAGCTGGTTCGGCCATGAATTATGCAAAGGAGTTTAAATCAGTTCCCTTTAATGAACCAACGTGTGACGTCAGGCGTTAAGGTCAGGTATAAAAAGTCAGAGGGATTACGTTGACGCAACGGTTCCCTCAGTCGCCCCCCGTCGCTCTCCTCCTCACGTCGCCTCGCCGACCTCCACGTGGCAGGTGTGTTTTCTCACAGGTAATCCGCGGGACAGGTAAACTGAGTCTAAGCGACCTTTTTTCGCTCTACTTGAGCGAGGGGATGCCCTGCCTCGACTCCGACGGAGCGACGCCCGGGGCGGCCTCCGCGAGGTCCTTCCGCGGGGAAACGGTGAGCGAGCCGCCGGCGGTCCGCGGGACGGGCTGGTTCTTCTCCCCGCAGTGGAGCCCCCGCTCGAAGACGCGCGAGGGGAGGTTCGGAGACGGCCTGAGGCGCGACCAGGTGGAGGCGTGGCTGGACGACCACTCCGACTTCACCAGGGACTACTTTTTACGCAGGACCTCCGCGTAAGATATTTCACCTGTCTCCGACTGACCGGGATAAAAACAGTGGACTGAACTTTTTGTTGATGTAaatagagaagaaaaaatactttagaaacattttattacataatatattttatgtaaGATATAGCATTACATCATCAGAATCAGAATAAGAAAACTGGCTGCATTGCCAACGCGGGATTTGGTGATGGGTCCATAACCAAGTGCAATagtaaaatgtataatttaaaaatggaaaacGTGCTCTAAAATATGAAACAACAACCAAGCAAACATTCTAAGTAGCTCAGTGTCATGAGTCAATGCTAAtctgccctgtgtgtgtctgtagggtCAGTGGGGCCCAGTCTCCGCTGCCCAGGATTCCCAGGAGAAGCTCGGACCACGCCGACAAGCTCAGGCCGGCTCCTCGACGCAGATCTTCCTCTCCCCCGGCCGACCCGCACTTGAACATTTCCTCCCTGATGGACAGGCTCAAGCCCCTCGCCTCCAACCCCGAGTGGGAGGATCCCTTCAGCCCGGACGTACCGGGCCATCACTCCccactctctcccctctcttaCCGTTCGTCCCGCTTCTCCTTTTCCCCCTgccgtcctctctctcccattTGCTCCCCCGACTTGCCCCACTCTCCTCCCCCAGCTGAACGCGACGCGGCATGTGGCCGTGGGGAGTGTTGCCCATGGGCCACGGAGCTCCTGAGAGGGGGTCTTGGTCGGATGGGCTCTGTGGCGGAGCTCTGCCGGGGGGCTGCCCTGCACGCTGGGGAGCTGCTGGCGGCCGAgtgctgctgcctctctctgGTGAAGAAAGACTGCGACGGGAAGAACACCTTAGAGGAGGTGGTCGCCCTCTGCAGCCGCGAGCACCCGGGTCTGGTGAAGGGTGTCATGGGACGCGTGCTGGCCGCGGGGTCACCCGTCAACTTGAGGGGCGCGTCAGAGGTAAGCCTTGGGGCTCACAGCTTGGTGGTCGTGGCCCTGCCGTTTGGAGTGTCCAATAAAATCACACAAATGGATAATTAAAGCATGCAGATGATTTAGATTACTGATTGAAGCAGTTACAAATATCCCAAACGTCTGTTACGTTTCTACACGTGGACAAATTGGCTCAAGGGCCCGGGTCATAATCCCATCATGAGGACGTACGCCGCATGAGTCGCCCATTTCCTGATAGCTAGTTTCAGACCAATGACGTGTTTGTCTGCTGGCTTGTGGAGGTCCGTGTGAGGGAATCCCAGATGACGCATCTGCTCCTAATCCTTTTAGAAGCTTCTCTCACCGATTAACCTCTGACTGAACAGCGAGCGCTTGTTCCCTAAACTATACAGTCGCCAGCGGACACCCGCACGTACGCACACCAGCACTAAGACGGCACCGCTCACTTAAGGACTCACAGAAAGGTGCCCACACCGTCACACCTTGTCCTCTGCACCAAATGGGATTAGCGGCTGGAGCCGACTCCTGGCAGTGTGGTGTGGTTAGTTGCTCACGGTTGGTGGGAAACCCAATCACGAGTGTTCCTggcttgattttttttcttctaccaattgtgtgtaagtgtaagGGCGCCGGGGTACGAACAG
The sequence above is a segment of the Gasterosteus aculeatus chromosome 9, fGasAcu3.hap1.1, whole genome shotgun sequence genome. Coding sequences within it:
- the ppp2r2ca gene encoding protein phosphatase 2, regulatory subunit B, gamma a, with translation MGEDTESPKINHTFLRDYVTEADVISTVEFNHTGDLLATGDKGGRVVIFQRETESKGELEEVGETGDSGEYNVYSTFQSHEPDFDYLKSLEIEEKINKIRWLPQQNAAHFLLSTNDKTIKLWKVSERDKRPEGYNLKDEGGRLKDNSTITSLQVPVLKPTDLMVEVRPRRVFSNGHTYHVNSISVNSDGETYLSADDLRINMWHLGITDRSFNIVDIKPANMEDLTEVITAAEFHPHHCHLFVYSSSKGTLRLCDMRASALCDRHAKLFEEPEDPGSRSFFSEIISSVSDVKFSHSGRYLLTRDYLTAKVWDLNMDKGPVETYQVHEYLRSKLCSLYENDCIFDKFECVWNSSDSVIMTGAYNSFFRMFDRETGRGVTLEAWRESSKPRAVLRTRRVYNGGKRRRGDVGVDSLDFTKKILHMAWHPSENIIAIAATNNLYIFQDRINPETQLQ